One segment of Ipomoea triloba cultivar NCNSP0323 chromosome 12, ASM357664v1 DNA contains the following:
- the LOC115999837 gene encoding uncharacterized protein LOC115999837, with product MSDAGVPRLGTAIHITALDGIIHVNSLFSLAVFVGLSWNPRDPNNRLTDDPKCLPDPKIAEDLVAFHVYSFACFLFSSLIALCLKQALRLSTRAHHHTIFTFTFDLAHINKTALRVGYLVSAAGSVSGCICLMLALINVVEVKLGTLGCGSRHSYGAVIPLVTFVPLGLLLYVCIVVYAFTR from the coding sequence ATGTCTGACGCGGGCGTTCCCAGGCTAGGCACGGCGATCCACATTACGGCGCTGGACGGGATAATTCACGTGAATTCCCTGTTTTCGCTAGCGGTTTTCGTCGGGTTATCGTGGAACCCTCGGGACCCGAATAACCGCCTCACCGACGACCCGAAATGCCTGCCGGACCCGAAAATCGCGGAGGATCTGGTGGCCTTCCACGTCTACTCCTTCGCGTGTTTCCTCTTCTCCAGCCTCATCGCTCTGTGCCTGAAGCAGGCCCTCCGCCTCTCCACTCGCGCCCATCACCACACCATTTTCACCTTCACCTTCGACCTCGCCCACATCAACAAGACTGCTCTCCGGGTCGGGTACCTGGTATCCGCTGCGGGTTCGGTTTCCGGCTGCATTTGCTTGATGCTTGCTTTGATCAATGTGGTTGAGGTAAAGCTGGGAACTCTGGGGTGTGGGAGTCGCCATAGCTATGGAGCTGTCATCCCTCTTGTGACTTTTGTGCCATTAGGGCTTCTGTTATATGTATGCATCGTCGTCTATGCTTTCACTCGTTAA